The following coding sequences lie in one Ostrea edulis chromosome 8, xbOstEdul1.1, whole genome shotgun sequence genomic window:
- the LOC125661094 gene encoding uncharacterized protein LOC125661094 isoform X2 has protein sequence MAFNVLVVCLICLMRGTFATILNSGEIENGTCHLETFRADILLDCDVKDVLINIVTKDDDNMLVNCTINDTLKCFGAVYNESSNIMTFSTKFNHTKHAGKTMWVNTTCVKDPVLLKPCVSGFTKEGRHHNTSHVTILCEHSSFKASDTGIHVHYQNNTLATCWSQQHACTPGATGLTNGVQYTTPYKPGMKFSCSLDGQNIPISVHEQTTNNPGSTSEQSKKGSGVRGAWSVFLTFALPVLVYILHDIST, from the exons GAACATTTGCAACCATCTTGAATTCCGGCGAAATAGAGAACGGAACGTGTCACTTGGAAACATTCAGAGCAGACATTTTGTTGGATTGTGACGTCAAAGATGTCCTCATTAACATCGTCACCAAAGACGATGATAATATGTTAGTCAACTGCACAATTAATGACACCCTAAAGTGTTTTGGTGCAGTGTACAACGAAAGCAGCAACATTATGACATTCAGCACAAAATTCAATCACACTAAACACGCGGGGAAAACGATGTGGGTTAATACTACTTGCGTCAAAGATCCTGTCCTGCTTAAACCATGCG TATCGGGTTTCACAAAAGAAGGACGACACCACAATACCAGTCACGTGACTATATTATGTGAACACTCATCCTTTAAGGCCTCGGACACCGGGATACATGTTCACTATCAAAACAACACCTTGGCAACATGTTGGTCACAGCAACACGCCTGTACTCCTGGAGCGACGG GTTTGACCAATGGTGTTCAGTACACTACTCCATATAAACCTGGAATGAAATTCTCCTGTTCATTGGACGGTCAGAATATTCCGATTTCAGTACACGAACAAACAACCAATAACCCAG GATCCACGTCTGAACAGAGCAAAAAAGGCTCTGGTGTCCGGGGGGCGTGGTCAGTGTTCTTGACCTTTGCCCTTCCTGTCCTCGTATATATCCTTCATGATATTTCTACATGA
- the LOC125661094 gene encoding uncharacterized protein LOC125661094 isoform X1: MAFNVLVVCLICLMRGTFATILNSGEIENGTCHLETFRADILLDCDVKDVLINIVTKDDDNMLVNCTINDTLKCFGAVYNESSNIMTFSTKFNHTKHAGKTMWVNTTCVKDPVLLKPCVSGFTKEGRHHNTSHVTILCEHSSFKASDTGIHVHYQNNTLATCWSQQHACTPGATGLTNGVQYTTPYKPGMKFSCSLDGQNIPISVHEQTTNNPAGSTSEQSKKGSGVRGAWSVFLTFALPVLVYILHDIST, encoded by the exons GAACATTTGCAACCATCTTGAATTCCGGCGAAATAGAGAACGGAACGTGTCACTTGGAAACATTCAGAGCAGACATTTTGTTGGATTGTGACGTCAAAGATGTCCTCATTAACATCGTCACCAAAGACGATGATAATATGTTAGTCAACTGCACAATTAATGACACCCTAAAGTGTTTTGGTGCAGTGTACAACGAAAGCAGCAACATTATGACATTCAGCACAAAATTCAATCACACTAAACACGCGGGGAAAACGATGTGGGTTAATACTACTTGCGTCAAAGATCCTGTCCTGCTTAAACCATGCG TATCGGGTTTCACAAAAGAAGGACGACACCACAATACCAGTCACGTGACTATATTATGTGAACACTCATCCTTTAAGGCCTCGGACACCGGGATACATGTTCACTATCAAAACAACACCTTGGCAACATGTTGGTCACAGCAACACGCCTGTACTCCTGGAGCGACGG GTTTGACCAATGGTGTTCAGTACACTACTCCATATAAACCTGGAATGAAATTCTCCTGTTCATTGGACGGTCAGAATATTCCGATTTCAGTACACGAACAAACAACCAATAACCCAG CAGGATCCACGTCTGAACAGAGCAAAAAAGGCTCTGGTGTCCGGGGGGCGTGGTCAGTGTTCTTGACCTTTGCCCTTCCTGTCCTCGTATATATCCTTCATGATATTTCTACATGA